In Tachysurus vachellii isolate PV-2020 chromosome 1, HZAU_Pvac_v1, whole genome shotgun sequence, a genomic segment contains:
- the crsp7 gene encoding mediator of RNA polymerase II transcription subunit 26 has protein sequence MTPASATPQLMRDKLLQAIDSHSNICNIVAVLDVITNLEKYPITKEALEETRLGKIINDVRKKTKDEDLAKRAKKLLRSWQKLIEPSQNDASSRGVPGTPGSANGSSHPCRTDTPPAVPPPSIKSPELKNRNDVHNTYSATAEKSRNRKHRGDQRDGPHPPSKMHKTLSFGHTLSSTPPSNGFSGSPETFLERQDNAPSDRNCPEHLDNDKQNKIPVNAVKPHPSSPGLTRLPSTSSLLKTSVLQQQSRAEGDGGDKHLISSPQFSLSPHTVARESVAKRSSTYASKGTLLSPSHNSAQVPSLLPLTSPNKMSHADGRLTVDLEDSVPFNRPIERTSESLLNSTAKEPSELSRHNFSPELPKTGTESATLNKKRKKYRSRDYMVNLQGQSSEDRTKPVRLKERRLTFDPVTGQIKPLTPKESHQEEECQGPPVLEPVRIETPQQKPPTTAQNPFQQTNWKELSRNEIIQSYLSLQSNVLTSSGAQTHGAHFFMTEYLKQEENAVRELRKTHVLVPSGSTDELPGASREVTHEDLHRIDKEHWPGVNGCYDTKGTWYDWTDCISLDCHGDETKLNILPYVCLD, from the exons GCAGTCCTTGATGTTATCACCAATTTGGAGAAATATCCAATCACTAAAGAAGCACTTGAG gaaACTCGCTTGGGAAAGATTATTAATGATGTCAGGAAGAAGACAAAAGATGAAGACCTTGCTAAACGTGCCAAGAAACTCCTTCGAAGCTGGCAGAAACTGATTGAGCCCAGCCAAAATGATGCTTCTTCTCGAGGAGTGCCAGGAACCCCAGGCTCAGCCAATGGCAGTTCTCATCCGTGCCGAACAGACACACCTCCAGCTGTTCCCCCACCTAGCATAAAGTCTCCAGAACTTAAGAACAGAAATGATGTTCACAACACTTACTCAGCTACAGCGGAAAAGTCTCGAAACCGAAAACACAGGGGGGACCAAAGGGATGGTCCTCATCCGCCCTCtaaaatgcacaaaacattATCTTTTGGACACACGCTTTCCTCCACTCCTCCATCAAATGGATTTAGTGGCAGCCCGGAGACTTTTCTAGAAAGACAGGACAATGCACCTTCTGATAGAAATTGCCCAGAGCATCTTGacaatgacaaacaaaacaaaatccctGTAAATGCTGTTAAGCCTCATCCAAGTTCTCCAGGGCTTACCAGACTGCCCAGCACTTCATCCTTACTcaaaacatcagtgttacagcagcaatCAAGAGCAGAAGGAGATGGAGGTGACAAACACTTAATCAGTAGTCCACAATTCTCATTAAGTCCACATACTGTAGCTCGTGAGTCGGTGGCTAAAAGGTCTTCAACTTATGCATCAAAAGGGACTCTGTTGAGCCCATCTCATAATTCTGCCCAAGTGCCCTCTCTTTTGCCTTTAACCTCCCCAAATAAAATGTCTCATGCTGACGGCCGTCTAACTGTAGACCTAGAGGACTCGGTTCCCTTCAACAGACCTATTGAGAGAACCTCTGAATCCCTTCTTAACAGTACAGCTAAGGAGCCTTCAGAACTGTCCAGGCACAATTTCTCACCCGAGCTTCCTAAAACTGGGACAGAAAGTGCAACcttgaacaaaaaaagaaagaagtacAGGTCTAGAGACTACATGGTAAATCTTCAAGGCCAGTCCTCAGAGGACAGGACAAAGCCTGTGCGCTTAAAAGAGCGCAGATTGACTTTTGACCCAGTGACAGGACAAATCAAACCTCTCACTCCAAAGGAATCTCACCAGGAGGAGGAATGCCAGGGACCACCAGTTTTAGAGCCTGTGAGGATTGAGACCCCCCAACAGAAGCCACCTACAACTGCTCAAAACCCTTTTCAGCAAACAAACTGGAAAGAGCTGTCCAGGAACGAGATCATTCAGTCCTACCTTAGTCTTCAGAGCAACGTTTTGACTTCCTCTGGAGCTCAAACTCACGGCGCACACTTTTTCATGACCGAGTATTTGAAACAAGAGGAAAACGCTGTTCGAGAATTAAGGAAGACTCACGTTTTAGTCCCGAGCGGCTCGACCGATGAACTACCGGGTGCAAGTCGAGAGGTGACGCACGAGGACCTTCATAGAATAGACAAAGAGCACTGGCCAGGAGTTAATGGCTGTTATGACACCAAGGGAACATGGTATGATTGGACAGATTGTATATCTTTGGATTGTCATGGTGATGAGACCAAATTAAATATTCTGCCATATGTCTGCCTAGACTGA